The following proteins come from a genomic window of Gadus morhua chromosome 11, gadMor3.0, whole genome shotgun sequence:
- the LOC115553690 gene encoding uncharacterized protein LOC115553690 has translation MSLLKGKSRGSTIRKITFGTSMDTYLEEYGAYLFCPEGTPKMVQNSVSKASRAKVFLKYLTLGWPSIKYWSWQFLFNIPLIKTYPAALRAAGLAPTTIVLYVGQAISFLEYFRDTPAKYSRVTNGQLVMVTRELRKLLKDLNRNVLGHQSLVKQGKLLRLVAKEDLAKCQVMAKEKIPSLLADMKAAPPRDPKTRYRFFGYLVAYLSSIYGHRSGVLTRMRVREVQDAIGDEDTGYLINVMEHKTVRKFGVAQVYLEAGEYAWCREWLRLRVRSVPQNKFFFTSFGKGEPKDLIKYFRRAWGAMGLPGSPSLMDIRSAVATYNFETNDAEVRRSLGDFMCHDIRTQERFYALHKNLSRAKQMRDLFIRLAQREPSSASSSSDPAAGSSSSSAPAAGSSSSAPAAGSSSSAPHAGCSSSSSAPAAGCSSSSSAPAAGSSSSPAPPGSVRRRLRPSATQRMAQRVKEKRGISPKKSCRVFIKRL, from the exons ATGTCCCTGCTCAAAGGGAAGAGCAGGGGCTCAACAATTAGGAAAATTACGTTTGGGACCTCCATGG ACACTTACCTGGAGGAGTACGGGGCCTACCTTTTCTGCCCGGAAGGGACCCCCAAAATGGTTCAAAACAGCGTGTCGAAGGCCAGCCGAGCAAAGGTGTTCCTGAAATACCTGACGCTCGGCTGGCCTTCGATCAAATATTGGAGTTGGCAGTTTTTGTTCAACATCCCCCTAATAAAGAC CTACCCTGCTGCCCTGAGAGCGGCTGGCCTGGCCCCGACAACCATCGTGTTATACGTGGGCCAGGCCATCTCCTTTTTGGAATATTTCCGGGACACCCCAGCTAAATACTCCCGGGTGACCAACGGCCAGCTGGTCATGGTCACCCGGGAGTTAAGGAAGCTATTGAAGGACTTGAACCGGAACGTCCTTGGCCACCAGTCCCTGGTGAAACAGGGCAAACTATTGAGACTGGTGGCCAAGGAGGACCTGGCCAAGTGCCAGGTGATGGCCAAAGAAAAGATCccctctctcctcg CGGACATGAAAGCGGCGCCCCCCAGGGACCCAAAGACCCGGTACCGGTTCTTTGGGTACCTGGTGGCCTACCTATCCTCAATCTACGGGCACAGGTCGGGGGTGCTGACCCGGATGAGGGTCAGGGAGGTGCAGGACGCGATCGGGGACGAGGACACGGGCTACCTCATTAAT GTCATGGAGCACAAGACGGTGCGTAAATTTGGGGTGGCCCAGGTGTACCTCGAGGCCGGCGAGTACGCCTGGTGCCGGGAGTGGCTCCGCCTGCGGGTGCGCTCCGTGCCACAAAACAAGTTTTTTTTTACGTCCTTCGGCAAGGGGGAGCCGAAGGACCTGATTAAATATTTTCGACGAGCTTGGGGGGCGATGGGCCTCCCCGGCTCCCCGAGTCTAATGGACATCAGGTCGGCCGTGGCCACATAC aacTTTGAGACCAACGACGCCGAGGTACGCAGGAGCCTAGGGGACTTCATGTGCCACGACATCAGGACCCAGGAGCGCTTCTACGCGCTCCATAAGAACCTTTCAAGGGCGAAGCAGATGAGGGACCTCTTCATCCGCCTTGCGCAGCGAGAGCCCTcatctgcttcctcctcctccgatcctgctgcaggctcctcctcctcctccgctcctgctgcaggctcctcctcctccgctcctgctgcaggctcctcctcctccgctcctcacgcaggctgctcctcctcctcctctgcccctgCTGcaggctgctcctcctcctcctctgctcctgctgcaggctcctcctcctcccccgctcctcctgGCTCCGTGAGGAGGAGGCTTCGGCCATCTGCCACGCAGAGGATGGCCCAGAGGGTGAAGGAGAAAAGGGGGATTTCTCCAAAAAAGAGTTGCCGCGTGTTCATCAAGAGACTGTGA